A window of Massilia sp. NR 4-1 genomic DNA:
TTCGCGCGCAATGGCCGCTTCTATGTGTACTACACCGACCGCAGCGGCAATATCGCCATCGACCGCTTCACCATGTCGGCCGATCCCTATGTGGCCGACCCGCAGTCGCAGACGCGCGTGCTGAGCATCGGCCATCCCACCTATAGCAACCACAATGGCGGCCTGCTGGCCTTCGGGCCGGACGGCTTCCTGTATATCGGCACCGGCGATGGCGGCGGTGGCGGCGATCCGAACCGCAATGCGCAGAATCCCGAAAGCATGCTGGGCAAGTTGCTGCGGCTCGACGTCGACAGCGGCCTGTCCACGGCGTACAAGGTGCCATCGGATAATCCCTACGCCGGCCAGAGCGGCAAGCGCGGCGAAATCTGGGCGCTCGGGCTGCGCAATCCCTGGCGCTTCGCCTTCGACGGCACCAGCCGCCAGCTGTATATCGCCGACGTCGGCCAGGGCCAGCGCGAGGAAGTCGATATCGCTTCCATCGCGACCGGCGGCAACAACTATGGCTGGCCCATCATGGAAGGCAGCGCCTGCTACAACGCCGCCAGCTGCGCCAGCGCCGGGCTGGTGCGGCCGGCCTTCGAATACACCCATGGCAGCGCGGGCGCCAACGGCTGCTCCATCACGGGCGGCTATGTCTACCGCGGCGCGGCCATACCCGAACTGGCGGGACGCTACTTCTACTCCGACTACTGCAAGGGCTTCCTCAAGAGTTTCCTCTACAGCGGCGGCACGGTCAGCGAGCAGCGCGACTGGGGTATTGCCAATGTCGGCAATGTGCTGTCCTTCGGCCAGGATGCCCAGGGCGAGCTGTATGTGCTGGTGGGCGGCGGCAAGGTTTACAAGCTCGTGCGGCAATAGGGCTACAATAAAGTTTTGCACTCGCGAACAAGCAGCCATGGCACGACTGAAACTAGAATTCCCCGAAGACCAGTTTTGTTTTTCCACCCAGCTTACGGTACGCGTCACCGACATCAATGCCGCCAACCACCTCGGCAACGATTCGATGATTTCCATGATTTCGGAAGCGCGGGCGCGCTTCCTGTTTGACTTCGGCGTGCAGGAAACCGAGGGCGACGGCACCGGCATCATCGTCACCGACCTCGCCACCACCTACCGCGCCGAAGGCCATGCCCGCGACCAGCTGCTGTTCGAAGTCGGCGTCATGGACTTCAACAAATACGGCGGCGACATCACCTTCCGCATCACCCGTCCGCAGGACCAGGTGCTGGTGGCGATGGCCAAATCCGGCTTCGTCTTCTTCAACTACAAGCTCAGCCAGGTCGTCCCCATGCCCGACGAGTTCCGCGCCAAATTCCCCCGCGTCAACTGGATCGACTAAGCCTTTCGCCCATCAAACCATGTCCGGCCATGGTGCCGGGCGGGGCCGCCGAGACACCAGGGTCGGACATTCCTTGCGATAGCTCCAAGGCTTATTTTTTGCTGAGCTTGGACTCGGTGAAGGTGGCTTGGAACCAGTCGTCCAGCATCTGCTTTTCGTAGCGCAGGGAGTCGCCTTCGGAGTAGCGGTTCAGGCGCTGGATGTAGTTCATGTTGCTGAGCTGGCTATCCCCGCTGCGCAGCACCTTGCCGTCCGCTTCCAGGCTGTAATGCAGGGCCATATGGGGCCAGTCGGCGCCGCCGTTCAGGATGCGGATGTCTTCGATGCGGCGCGCCGGTTCCAGGCGCCCGGCCAGGTCGATATCGTTGACCTCGATTTTCAGGCTTTGGCCGGCCGGCAAGCCTTGGGCCAGCTTGACGAAGTGTTCGCGCAAGTCTTTCAGGATCAGCGCGCGGTCGCGCTCCATGCGCGGCATGTCGTTATAGCTTTCCGGCTTGATGAAATTGACCGTGACCTCGGCGGCGGAGGCGGCCGAAGCGGCCAGCAGTAGCAGCGCCGCGGCCAGGGCGTGACGGGCGTGGAGTCGCATGATGTTTCCTTTCCGTTCAGAGTATTCTCATTTCACTATACTCTTTTCTGCGCGCGGCCAGGCGGACTGAAAACTTTGCTTACGAATAAGTACAAAAGCCCCGCAAACCGGCGGTTTGCGGGGCTTTCCCGGCATTAAAGCCAGCGCTTAGCTGCCGATACGGCCGCCGTCATTCTTGGTGATGACGATGGTGGCCGAGCGCGGACGCTTGCCGGCGCCATAACCGGCGTTGGCTGGCCATTGGCTGGTGTACTTGGCCGGATCGCCGATATTCGCCTGGTCCGTGCCTTCGCCCGGGTGCTGGATGTTGACGAACAGCGCCTTGCCGTCCGGGGTTTCGGCGATGCCGGTCAGTTCGCAGTCGACCGGGCCGACCAGGAAGCGCTTGACGGTGTCGGCCGTGGCGGCCTTGCCGACGAAGGTATCGACCTTGAAGGCGGCGGCGGTGCCGGCGGCGGGATAGTCCAGCGTGACTTTCTTGCCGTCGCCCACGCTGCCCGGAATCGCGGCCAGCATCATGCAGTTGGTGACGTCGGTGTAGGCGCCGTCGTCGGTCTGGATCCACAGCAGGCCGGTCGAGGGCGTGAAGGCCAGGCCGTCCGGGCTGGAGAAGTCCTGGTCGGCGGTCAGGCTCGACAGGTTGACCTTGCCGGCGTCGGCGGTCGATTCGGCGCCGAACAGGTAGACGTCCCAGCTGAAGGTGGCGGACGAGGCGCCGGCGCTGCCTTCCTTGATGCGCAGGATGTGGCCGTTCGGGTTGCCCTTCTGCTCGCTCTTGCCCTTCAGATCGGTGTAGGCGCGCGGGTTCGGACCGTCGACCAGGGTGCCGGAGCCGGCGGCGACGCGGCCGCTGTTATTGGTCAGCGAGAAATAGATCTCGCCGTTGGCCGGGTTGACCGTGCACCATTCAGGACGGTCCATCTTGGTCGCGCCCACGGCGTCGCCCGCCAGGCGGGCGTTGACCAGCACGTCGGCCTGGTCGGCGAATTTGTAGCCGGCATAGCCCGCGATGGCGGCGTTATTGATGCTCAGCTCGATCCACTGGCCGCTGCCGTCGGCGCCGAATTTGGCGACGTAGAGCTTGCCCTTGTCCAGGTATTTGTCGCCGGTTTTCAGCATATCGCCCGGGGTGGCGTCGGCGGCGGCCCACACTTCCTCGGTGACGAATTTGTAGATGTATTCATTGCGCGAGTCGTCGCCCATGTACACGCCCAGCGGCTGGCCGACCACCGGTTTGCTGAAGGCGGCGCTTTCGTGGGCGTAGCGGCCCAGGGCGGTACGCTTTTTCAGGGCGCGGGTCTTGTTGTACGGGTCGGCCTCAACGATGTAGCCCATGGCGTTCATCTCGTTGCGGTAATCGTCCTTGCCGTCGGTGGAAGCGCCGGTCTTGCTGATATCCCATCGCGCGTACTTGTCGTCTTTGCCGCCGGTTTCCCAGCCGTGGCGCGAGGCGCTGCCGGCGTTGCGGCCATAGCGCTTGAGCGAGGCCACGCTCTTGTCGTTGGCGCGCGCGGTGTCGTCGTTCTTGTCGCGGGTGAAGTAGCCGGACCAGTTTTCCTCGCCGCTGACGAAGCTGCCCCACGGGGTTTTGCCGGTGCCGCAGTTGTTCAGGGTGCCGCGGGTTTTCTTGCCGTCGGTGGAATACTTGGTGACCATCAGGCCATTGCCGGCGGCCGGGCCGGACAGCTCGCACTCGGTCAGGCAGGTGACGCGGCGGTTGAAGGCCGAATCCTTGACGTATTCCCACTTGCCGCCGCTGCGGCGCACTTCGACCACGGAGATGCCGTGCAGGCCGGTTTCCTTGTCCACTTCCAGCGCTGGGCGCGGCAGGGTGTTGGTGCCGCCATTGGTGTGGATGAAGAAGGAGGAGTAAGCCTGGTTGGTGGTGGCTTCGTGGTTCATCGCCAGCAGGCCGCGCTCGGCGCCGGAGGCGGACGGTTTGCCGTCGGCGCCCAGGCCGAAGAATTCCATGCCGTCGTGGTGGTCGCCGGCGCGGTTTTCGTAGTCGGCATCGCTGCCATCGTTCTTGAAGGCGCTGGTGGACGCGTTCAGCGGGTCGCCCAGGGCGTACAGGATGCTGGCGGTATAGCCGGCCGGCACCACCACGCTGTCGAGCAGGCTCTTGCCGACGGCGCCGAAGGCCAGCAGCTTCTCGGCCGGCGGGGTCACCGGCGGGGTGACGGGCGGCTGCGGCGACACCACGCCGTTGTTATTGTCGCTGCCACCGCAGGCGCTCAGGCCGAAGCTGGCCATGGCCATGCTGACAGCCGAGGCGGCGCTGCCGCGCAGCAGATTGCGGCGGCTGATGCGCTGCTCCAGCACGGTGCTGAAGTGCTCGTTCGGGGTGTCGTTGTAGCCGAGATCGTCTTGATCGATTTTGTTGGTCATGACCGTTTTCACTAGAGTGGGTGGGGTAAAAAACTGCCGCCATTCTAGGGATGGAAAATGACAAGATTGTGACTTGGCCACCAAGATCTGTTACATAACAGCACTGTTGCGCTAAAGACGCATTTTGCGGCCCGGCATGCCGCGCGCGGCCAAATTTTGCTGGCGGAAAGGAAAATCTTATCAAAAATGAAGTATTGTTTCGCTTGAGAATATATGTTGCCTATAAGGTAAATATATTCCCATAACGAAGCATCGTTCCCGCCTACCTGCGGCGAAAAAGTGTTGTATTTGGGTAAAAGCAATATTTGTTTCCAGTTGTTAATGCATGAGTCAAGCAATACAATCGTCGGGCTGCGCCCAAACCCTGCGCGCTCGTCCGGGACTTTAGCCAACTAGCGGAATACCTATGTCTTTTCTGACTTCAGCAACGCCCAAGCTCGCGCCATGGAAAATCCTGCTGGTGGACGACGAGCCGGATATCCACGACATCACCAAGCTGACGCTGAGCCGCTTCCGCCTCGACGGGCGCGGCCTGACTTTCGTGCACGCCTACAGCGGCGCCGAGGCCAAGGAAGTGCTGGCGCGCGAAAGCGATATCGCCCTGGTCTTCCTCGACGTGGTGATGGAGAAGGAAG
This region includes:
- a CDS encoding sorbosone dehydrogenase family protein, which encodes MRKLFSSAALGLLALGAACGGGSGGGSGPGPGATADAMPPAAAPAPLPAALSLGLREVAAGLSQPILLTAPAGDSRQFIVERPGRIRVLENGSLLVKPLLDISAQTTTDGERGLLSLAFHPEFARNGRFYVYYTDRSGNIAIDRFTMSADPYVADPQSQTRVLSIGHPTYSNHNGGLLAFGPDGFLYIGTGDGGGGGDPNRNAQNPESMLGKLLRLDVDSGLSTAYKVPSDNPYAGQSGKRGEIWALGLRNPWRFAFDGTSRQLYIADVGQGQREEVDIASIATGGNNYGWPIMEGSACYNAASCASAGLVRPAFEYTHGSAGANGCSITGGYVYRGAAIPELAGRYFYSDYCKGFLKSFLYSGGTVSEQRDWGIANVGNVLSFGQDAQGELYVLVGGGKVYKLVRQ
- a CDS encoding DUF3016 domain-containing protein yields the protein MRLHARHALAAALLLLAASAASAAEVTVNFIKPESYNDMPRMERDRALILKDLREHFVKLAQGLPAGQSLKIEVNDIDLAGRLEPARRIEDIRILNGGADWPHMALHYSLEADGKVLRSGDSQLSNMNYIQRLNRYSEGDSLRYEKQMLDDWFQATFTESKLSKK
- a CDS encoding thioesterase family protein, which encodes MARLKLEFPEDQFCFSTQLTVRVTDINAANHLGNDSMISMISEARARFLFDFGVQETEGDGTGIIVTDLATTYRAEGHARDQLLFEVGVMDFNKYGGDITFRITRPQDQVLVAMAKSGFVFFNYKLSQVVPMPDEFRAKFPRVNWID
- a CDS encoding PhoX family phosphatase yields the protein MTNKIDQDDLGYNDTPNEHFSTVLEQRISRRNLLRGSAASAVSMAMASFGLSACGGSDNNNGVVSPQPPVTPPVTPPAEKLLAFGAVGKSLLDSVVVPAGYTASILYALGDPLNASTSAFKNDGSDADYENRAGDHHDGMEFFGLGADGKPSASGAERGLLAMNHEATTNQAYSSFFIHTNGGTNTLPRPALEVDKETGLHGISVVEVRRSGGKWEYVKDSAFNRRVTCLTECELSGPAAGNGLMVTKYSTDGKKTRGTLNNCGTGKTPWGSFVSGEENWSGYFTRDKNDDTARANDKSVASLKRYGRNAGSASRHGWETGGKDDKYARWDISKTGASTDGKDDYRNEMNAMGYIVEADPYNKTRALKKRTALGRYAHESAAFSKPVVGQPLGVYMGDDSRNEYIYKFVTEEVWAAADATPGDMLKTGDKYLDKGKLYVAKFGADGSGQWIELSINNAAIAGYAGYKFADQADVLVNARLAGDAVGATKMDRPEWCTVNPANGEIYFSLTNNSGRVAAGSGTLVDGPNPRAYTDLKGKSEQKGNPNGHILRIKEGSAGASSATFSWDVYLFGAESTADAGKVNLSSLTADQDFSSPDGLAFTPSTGLLWIQTDDGAYTDVTNCMMLAAIPGSVGDGKKVTLDYPAAGTAAAFKVDTFVGKAATADTVKRFLVGPVDCELTGIAETPDGKALFVNIQHPGEGTDQANIGDPAKYTSQWPANAGYGAGKRPRSATIVITKNDGGRIGS